One window of Thermoplasmatales archaeon genomic DNA carries:
- a CDS encoding MFS transporter — MTDLLSGKKIRQSARGGADHAWFTSYLLSNISGGIISPLIPLFVVLYLHSNVEYVGIVSALSSAASVPALIFWGNLSDKLKKRKVFVVIGFVGSFLSLLLILISKTLGMYILTLVIFQFVAVASTPVATLLILESTVEKKWPNVMSTFNIFSYIGLIAGLAVGLVLMTVYASISYSLLPYLYLVAAFIYFAAGISAIFLLPEPVKKLQRNTGALASIFSLRTTEKIRYFPNYMIHIISSRKNNGTSKLAQRTKIYIFYTGFLMFAFQLFFVPFPVFMIDKLGGTQDEIFIMYLLNDFASAIAFLFSGRLLNSIGIAKTLSIALFSRVGILFSAMVLAFFFGSLSFSLYLGIAIYAIMGLFWSFISISWSTSISKLALPENRGKAIGYYNSFLGIGQIISGVTAGLLALYFGYGITFALAAITVLSGAALLIRFQYKMKDIITNSQTKRVGSV; from the coding sequence ATGACCGATTTACTATCAGGAAAGAAGATCAGGCAATCCGCGAGAGGAGGAGCGGATCATGCATGGTTCACAAGCTATCTTCTTTCAAATATTTCCGGTGGTATAATTTCACCTCTGATTCCATTGTTCGTAGTCCTTTACCTACATTCGAATGTCGAGTACGTTGGTATAGTTTCCGCACTATCTTCCGCCGCAAGCGTACCGGCACTGATATTCTGGGGCAATCTATCGGATAAGCTGAAGAAGAGAAAGGTCTTCGTTGTGATCGGGTTCGTTGGGTCGTTTCTTTCGCTACTTTTGATCCTAATTTCCAAAACTCTGGGAATGTACATATTGACGCTTGTTATATTCCAGTTTGTGGCTGTTGCCAGCACTCCAGTTGCCACACTTCTTATACTGGAGAGTACGGTAGAGAAAAAATGGCCGAATGTAATGTCAACATTCAACATTTTCTCATACATAGGTCTGATTGCAGGGCTTGCAGTAGGTCTGGTACTTATGACGGTTTACGCGAGTATCAGTTACAGCCTCCTTCCTTATCTGTATCTTGTAGCAGCCTTTATTTATTTTGCGGCAGGCATAAGCGCGATATTTTTACTGCCGGAGCCTGTAAAGAAACTCCAGAGGAATACGGGCGCCCTGGCCAGCATCTTCTCTCTGAGGACGACAGAAAAGATACGCTATTTCCCGAACTATATGATACACATAATCTCATCGAGGAAGAATAACGGGACTTCAAAGCTTGCTCAGCGGACAAAAATTTACATCTTCTACACCGGTTTCCTCATGTTTGCCTTCCAGCTGTTCTTCGTGCCTTTTCCAGTTTTCATGATAGACAAGCTCGGAGGAACCCAGGATGAAATATTCATAATGTACCTGCTTAATGATTTTGCATCTGCAATTGCATTCCTTTTCAGCGGTAGGTTGTTGAATTCTATAGGTATAGCCAAAACACTCAGTATTGCATTATTTTCACGGGTCGGAATACTGTTTTCAGCTATGGTCCTTGCCTTTTTCTTTGGTTCTCTGAGCTTTTCACTTTACCTGGGGATAGCCATATATGCTATAATGGGCCTTTTCTGGAGCTTTATAAGCATATCATGGTCGACATCAATATCAAAACTTGCCCTGCCAGAGAACCGCGGGAAAGCCATAGGATATTATAATTCCTTCTTGGGCATTGGACAGATTATAAGCGGGGTGACGGCAGGTTTGCTGGCCCTTTATTTTGGGTACGGCATAACATTTGCTCTTGCCGCAATAACTGTGCTGTCTGGCGCCGCGTTGCTGATAAGGTTTCAATACAAAATGAAGGACATAATAACGAATAGCCAGACCAAGAGGGTTGGAAGTGTGTGA
- a CDS encoding GNAT family N-acetyltransferase encodes MLHWHAKEHPNEIANDYLVRLAEPKDARGVIMCMQSVMDERIYLVGEYYMLTERGEQERLKNPDDATFVCEKDDQIIGVLTLQRGFHRKNRHTANLGIAIKKGYRHKGIGTKLMQRSFEWCKQNGIKKLNLEVFSSNTNAIELYKKLDFEEEGRRKNQFFMEGAYVDDVFMTKYF; translated from the coding sequence ATGTTGCACTGGCATGCAAAGGAGCATCCGAACGAAATTGCGAACGATTATTTGGTGAGGCTGGCCGAGCCCAAGGATGCGCGTGGCGTCATAATGTGCATGCAAAGCGTCATGGATGAGCGAATATATCTAGTGGGGGAGTATTATATGCTTACCGAGAGAGGTGAGCAGGAACGCCTGAAAAATCCAGACGATGCCACTTTTGTATGTGAGAAGGATGATCAGATCATTGGTGTTCTCACGCTTCAACGGGGTTTTCATCGAAAGAATAGGCACACTGCAAATCTAGGTATAGCCATAAAGAAGGGGTATCGCCACAAAGGTATCGGTACCAAACTAATGCAAAGAAGTTTTGAATGGTGTAAACAGAATGGTATTAAGAAGTTGAACCTCGAGGTATTTTCGTCGAACACCAACGCAATAGAGCTTTACAAAAAGCTGGATTTCGAAGAAGAGGGAAGGCGTAAGAATCAGTTTTTCATGGAAGGGGCCTATGTTGACGATGTTTTTATGACGAAATATTTTTAA
- a CDS encoding radical SAM protein has product MKTMIWNIDYFCNLRCKSCNAWQGQIFFPEDQIDKHIDEMKKNGIKIVSVTGGEPTLNKSVESIIKKLKEKHFITHIASNGTNPYVLRKLYPYLDGATISLDSNIPEEHNEYRGLKIFDTVVKTIIESKKRLKIVTANALVTNFNYFKVKDMVEFANDELGVPLSMCFPDQGSYYFQDFQVSDDMIKQAFSYAYENYDKHVFGNTRSYYREAVNYVNRKAVSKCKAGQTVYYTDYKGKVHPCFTHIETVLNKKPEWDEFTEDCNDCFTQCFREPSMPTPFEDAKLVSKIWWFNHVKTRNTQYFKPVQTPPIVSS; this is encoded by the coding sequence ATGAAGACGATGATTTGGAACATCGATTACTTCTGTAACCTGAGATGTAAAAGTTGTAATGCTTGGCAGGGACAGATATTTTTCCCAGAAGATCAGATCGACAAACATATCGATGAAATGAAAAAGAATGGCATAAAGATTGTATCTGTTACCGGCGGTGAACCGACACTCAACAAATCCGTTGAATCTATAATAAAGAAATTGAAGGAAAAACATTTTATCACCCATATAGCATCCAATGGTACCAATCCTTACGTCCTGAGAAAGCTTTATCCGTATCTTGATGGCGCGACAATATCACTTGACAGCAATATTCCTGAGGAACATAACGAATACCGTGGTCTCAAGATATTTGACACAGTCGTCAAGACCATAATAGAAAGTAAAAAAAGACTAAAAATTGTCACCGCAAACGCATTGGTCACGAACTTCAATTATTTCAAGGTCAAGGATATGGTTGAATTCGCAAACGATGAGCTTGGAGTTCCATTATCCATGTGCTTCCCAGATCAGGGATCTTATTATTTCCAGGATTTTCAGGTATCGGACGACATGATAAAACAGGCATTCTCTTACGCGTACGAGAACTACGACAAACACGTTTTCGGCAACACAAGAAGCTATTACAGGGAAGCCGTGAATTATGTGAATCGGAAAGCTGTATCAAAGTGCAAGGCGGGGCAAACTGTGTATTACACGGACTACAAGGGTAAGGTGCATCCATGCTTTACACACATAGAGACTGTCCTGAACAAGAAACCAGAATGGGACGAATTCACGGAAGACTGCAACGACTGTTTCACCCAGTGCTTCAGGGAACCTTCAATGCCGACACCTTTCGAAGATGCCAAGCTTGTCTCAAAGATATGGTGGTTCAATCATGTGAAAACAAGAAATACACAGTATTTCAAACCGGTGCAAACACCACCAATCGTGAGTTCTTAA
- the hemG gene encoding protoporphyrinogen oxidase, which produces MRKLYSDVIIIGGGISGLSTAYFLHDSRKDLKITLIEGSDRFGGKIRTESLGELIGEAGPDTFVMGYPVMNTLLEKTGLEKEIIKPLPNKAYIWTRGGLHPIPEGLVMGFPSTKVGPLINSRILSFSELMRCSMDIFLPKTKIDGDIGIGELAEKRFGRGLKESIVDPLIGGIMACSSDRLSTKEVMPALFKAAQENRSLILAMRNSAKNNKAKRAGSASFMNGMSYMTDKIVEKLEGVEIIKGENATSLAIRDGMFKLGTEKSEIEGKSVVLAVPAFSSAKILESNFPELSAKLSGITYTSVAIVILAYRKEDFNPPFRSSGFLVSPKEGKLMTASTWLTMKWEYAKSDDYFLVRCFIGTPEDARWEDMTDEELVGKTNLELSEVVHISGSPVKTKVIRWFNALPQYKVGHSDIVKEVESKLPMGLYLTGAAYHGVGIPACVTDAFNVAKKINEKFQEKDSNQKK; this is translated from the coding sequence ATGAGAAAACTTTATTCCGACGTGATCATAATCGGTGGAGGGATATCCGGGCTATCCACCGCATATTTTCTTCATGATTCTCGAAAAGACTTAAAGATCACACTTATAGAGGGAAGTGACAGATTCGGCGGAAAAATAAGAACAGAGTCTCTTGGAGAGTTAATAGGTGAAGCTGGACCGGACACCTTTGTTATGGGATATCCCGTAATGAACACTCTTCTCGAAAAAACTGGGCTGGAAAAAGAGATAATAAAGCCATTGCCAAATAAGGCATATATCTGGACTCGTGGCGGTCTTCATCCTATACCCGAGGGCCTTGTCATGGGCTTCCCATCTACAAAGGTCGGTCCCCTAATAAATTCCAGAATCCTTTCGTTCAGCGAGTTGATGAGATGCTCTATGGACATATTTCTGCCAAAGACAAAAATAGACGGGGATATAGGTATAGGGGAGCTTGCGGAGAAAAGATTTGGAAGGGGACTCAAAGAGTCGATAGTCGATCCGCTCATAGGTGGAATAATGGCATGCAGTTCCGATCGTCTCAGCACAAAAGAAGTGATGCCCGCATTGTTTAAAGCTGCCCAGGAGAACAGGAGTCTGATATTGGCCATGAGAAATTCTGCTAAGAACAACAAGGCAAAGAGAGCAGGGTCGGCATCTTTCATGAACGGGATGTCGTACATGACCGATAAGATCGTCGAGAAGCTTGAAGGTGTGGAAATCATCAAGGGGGAGAACGCAACGAGCTTGGCAATCCGTGATGGAATGTTCAAGCTGGGAACTGAAAAATCTGAGATTGAGGGCAAATCGGTTGTTCTGGCTGTACCGGCTTTCTCATCTGCTAAGATCCTTGAATCCAATTTTCCAGAGCTATCAGCGAAGCTTTCAGGAATCACATACACGTCTGTGGCCATAGTGATTCTGGCTTACAGAAAGGAGGATTTCAATCCGCCGTTCAGATCAAGTGGATTCCTTGTGTCTCCAAAGGAAGGAAAGCTTATGACTGCTTCTACCTGGCTAACGATGAAGTGGGAATATGCGAAATCTGATGATTACTTTCTGGTCAGGTGCTTTATCGGCACACCTGAAGATGCCAGATGGGAAGACATGACCGATGAAGAACTTGTAGGAAAAACAAATTTAGAACTCTCGGAGGTTGTGCATATCAGTGGTAGTCCAGTTAAAACAAAAGTTATCAGGTGGTTCAATGCTCTTCCTCAGTATAAAGTGGGGCATTCTGACATTGTAAAAGAAGTAGAATCCAAATTGCCTATGGGACTATATCTGACAGGTGCAGCGTATCACGGAGTTGGAATACCCGCATGCGTAACTGATGCTTTCAATGTTGCAAAAAAGATAAACGAGAAATTTCAAGAAAAAGATTCGAACCAAAAAAAGTGA
- a CDS encoding amidohydrolase family protein: MRISGNIFTGSKLLKGSVSISEDGMAFSDEISNSGITGTLVPTFVNAHTHIADFFMDNVPEGGIPEIVGPGGFKAKALERTSDDIIISSMRGAQRIMKATGTSAFLDFRESGVKGIDLLKASRLDGIKALALGRPVNGDRDLPDVLDRSVGLGLSSISDVAISHMMSAAELVRKNEKIFAMHFSENKREDANRLKELKPDLLVHCLEATDSDLEIIRDIRAHVVITPRSNVFYGKRPDYSRFLKYRIPLMLGTDNGMINAPDMFQEMHFLFLYQRSIGYFEPEMLLEMSTSLPREFLKKFGISIPERYILFPNQRLTAYEIIEKGSYMRKKILKIR, translated from the coding sequence ATGAGGATATCGGGCAATATATTTACAGGCTCAAAACTCCTAAAAGGAAGTGTAAGTATATCTGAGGATGGAATGGCTTTTTCGGACGAAATTTCAAATAGTGGAATTACCGGAACTCTCGTTCCAACGTTTGTCAATGCACATACCCATATAGCGGACTTTTTCATGGACAATGTTCCAGAAGGTGGAATCCCGGAAATCGTTGGCCCTGGTGGTTTCAAAGCAAAAGCTCTCGAGCGTACTTCAGATGATATAATTATATCCAGCATGAGAGGCGCCCAGAGGATAATGAAGGCAACCGGGACATCTGCATTCCTAGATTTCCGTGAATCTGGTGTCAAGGGAATAGATTTACTGAAAGCCTCCCGGCTTGATGGAATAAAGGCCCTGGCTCTCGGCAGGCCAGTAAATGGAGACAGAGATTTGCCCGATGTCCTCGACAGATCTGTGGGGTTGGGTTTAAGCTCGATCTCTGACGTCGCCATTAGTCATATGATGTCTGCGGCCGAACTGGTCAGAAAGAACGAGAAGATATTCGCAATGCATTTCAGCGAGAATAAGCGAGAAGACGCAAATAGACTGAAGGAGTTGAAGCCTGATCTTCTTGTCCACTGCCTGGAAGCTACAGATTCGGATCTTGAGATCATAAGGGACATCAGGGCTCACGTTGTCATTACGCCAAGATCGAATGTGTTCTACGGGAAGCGGCCGGATTATTCCAGATTTTTGAAATACAGGATACCGTTGATGCTTGGAACCGACAATGGAATGATAAATGCGCCGGACATGTTCCAGGAGATGCATTTTCTATTTCTATACCAGAGGAGCATCGGATATTTTGAACCTGAGATGTTGCTGGAAATGTCCACTTCCTTACCAAGGGAGTTTTTAAAAAAATTTGGTATCTCCATTCCTGAACGGTATATCCTGTTTCCGAATCAAAGGCTCACTGCCTATGAGATAATTGAAAAGGGCAGTTACATGAGGAAGAAAATTTTAAAAATCAGGTGA
- a CDS encoding RtcB family protein — MPEFKLRQREPFVYEIYQSSDPRMKVPGIIYSSDRLMEQISHDQSVQQVMNVAMLPGIVRASYAMPDIHWGYGFPIGGVAAFDFDDGVVSPGGVGYDINCGVSLVRVDAPLSDVKSRIKELTNLLFSAVPSGIGSTKFHLNESHVEDLLINGSTWALENGFAEPSDLASTEEHGRLSGADPGKVSKEAKKRGAKQLGTLGAGNHFLEIQRVEKILDANVAKEFGISGEDTVTVMVHTGSRGLGHQVATDYIHSINSGESGVVEHPVDRQLNSVMLDSNLGMDYIAAMNAAANFGFVNRQIIVNSIREVFGKLFPGTKVELIYSLAHNIAKVEEHHVDGSKRKLIVHRKGATRAFASDEMPEGDRFSRYGHPVLIPGDMGSASYVLVGTSGNEERSFGSSCHGAGRKISRKKSLAEFDSGMVVSALEKNGIYLRAQNKNVVSEEAPGSYKDVDEVVEAVTGAKLTLPVARMVPMGVVKG; from the coding sequence ATGCCAGAGTTCAAGCTTAGGCAAAGAGAGCCTTTCGTCTACGAGATCTACCAGTCAAGCGATCCAAGGATGAAGGTTCCAGGGATTATATACTCCAGTGACAGATTGATGGAGCAGATATCGCATGATCAGAGCGTACAGCAGGTCATGAACGTTGCAATGCTGCCTGGCATCGTGAGGGCTTCATATGCTATGCCTGACATCCACTGGGGCTATGGTTTCCCGATCGGCGGAGTTGCAGCATTTGACTTTGATGATGGCGTCGTCTCCCCAGGAGGCGTCGGTTACGATATAAACTGTGGGGTTTCACTTGTACGGGTAGATGCTCCGCTTTCTGATGTGAAATCAAGGATAAAGGAATTGACGAATCTGTTATTTTCTGCGGTCCCGTCGGGAATCGGTAGCACGAAGTTCCACCTAAATGAATCCCATGTTGAAGATTTACTTATCAATGGTTCAACATGGGCCCTCGAGAACGGATTTGCTGAACCATCCGATCTGGCTTCCACGGAAGAGCACGGAAGACTGTCAGGTGCTGATCCAGGGAAGGTTTCTAAAGAAGCAAAGAAGAGAGGGGCAAAACAGTTAGGGACTTTGGGGGCAGGAAACCACTTCCTGGAGATCCAGCGGGTCGAAAAAATACTTGATGCAAATGTTGCAAAGGAATTTGGCATATCAGGTGAAGATACAGTTACGGTCATGGTTCACACCGGTTCAAGAGGCCTGGGCCATCAGGTTGCAACTGATTACATTCACTCAATAAATAGTGGAGAAAGCGGTGTCGTAGAGCATCCGGTGGATCGCCAACTTAACTCCGTAATGCTCGACAGTAATTTGGGTATGGACTATATTGCCGCCATGAACGCTGCAGCGAACTTTGGATTTGTCAATCGCCAGATCATTGTGAACAGCATAAGGGAGGTCTTCGGCAAGTTATTTCCTGGCACCAAAGTGGAGCTCATATACAGCCTTGCTCACAACATAGCCAAGGTCGAGGAGCACCATGTTGACGGATCAAAGAGGAAGCTGATCGTCCACAGGAAAGGAGCGACCAGGGCATTTGCATCAGATGAGATGCCTGAGGGTGATAGATTTTCCAGATATGGCCACCCCGTCCTTATTCCAGGAGATATGGGTTCCGCTTCTTACGTTCTCGTTGGAACGAGCGGAAATGAAGAGCGATCGTTCGGTTCCAGCTGCCATGGAGCGGGAAGAAAAATAAGCAGGAAAAAATCCCTGGCAGAGTTTGACAGCGGCATGGTTGTCTCAGCTCTAGAAAAAAACGGAATATACTTGAGAGCACAAAATAAGAACGTTGTTTCGGAGGAAGCACCTGGAAGTTACAAGGACGTAGATGAGGTTGTGGAGGCTGTCACCGGAGCTAAGCTGACGCTACCTGTAGCGAGGATGGTTCCCATGGGTGTAGTGAAAGGATAA
- a CDS encoding thiamine pyrophosphate-dependent enzyme produces MVTVADYRGRVRPDWCPACGNFAQLSAISGALTELSIAPKDVVVVSGIGCSSNMPEFINTYGFHGLHGRLLPVASAIKWANPKLTVIAYGGDGDGFFEGTQHFYHSAKRNINIKYIVSDNQTFGLTTGQASPTAPLGRVTKSTPFGNPEKPVNPLTFALSAGATFVARGFSGDTIFLKEIIKKAIMHKGFAFVDVFSPCVTYNKIETYDYLRQRVYKLDTDVTDFDKAYKHAQEEGDRLPTGVFYDVTEKIYDDYDPVISKESLNEVPPYKFTEKTLEEFL; encoded by the coding sequence ATGGTTACAGTAGCAGATTATAGAGGTAGAGTAAGGCCAGACTGGTGCCCAGCGTGCGGAAATTTTGCACAATTGTCAGCGATAAGCGGTGCTCTGACGGAGTTGTCCATAGCTCCAAAAGATGTGGTCGTAGTATCTGGAATAGGATGTTCAAGTAATATGCCGGAGTTCATAAATACCTACGGGTTTCATGGCCTTCATGGGAGATTGCTCCCAGTTGCTTCGGCGATAAAATGGGCGAATCCCAAACTGACCGTTATAGCGTATGGCGGCGACGGAGATGGTTTCTTTGAGGGAACACAGCATTTCTATCATTCAGCAAAGAGAAACATCAACATAAAGTATATAGTATCTGATAACCAGACCTTCGGGCTGACAACCGGACAGGCGTCTCCAACCGCACCACTTGGCAGGGTCACAAAGTCAACTCCTTTCGGAAATCCGGAAAAACCCGTTAATCCATTGACTTTCGCCCTATCTGCAGGTGCAACGTTTGTCGCAAGAGGATTTTCTGGAGATACAATTTTCCTTAAGGAAATTATAAAGAAAGCCATAATGCACAAGGGTTTCGCTTTCGTCGACGTTTTTAGTCCTTGTGTGACCTACAATAAAATAGAGACATATGACTATTTAAGACAGAGGGTCTATAAACTTGATACGGACGTTACAGATTTCGACAAGGCATACAAGCACGCGCAGGAAGAAGGCGACAGGTTACCAACGGGCGTATTTTATGATGTAACGGAAAAAATCTACGATGACTACGATCCAGTGATATCAAAGGAATCCTTGAACGAGGTACCGCCGTACAAGTTCACAGAAAAGACGCTTGAAGAATTTCTTTAA
- a CDS encoding transcriptional regulator — protein sequence MANETIIFKELEEDLKTIKRHISIIQTLMKEQPAGIIRISNETGIPQHKIRYSLRVLENDGLISPSKEGAILTPKFIENRDQIAEEARKLSEDVSELYKGLKATLIKR from the coding sequence ATGGCAAATGAAACCATAATATTCAAAGAGCTTGAAGAAGATTTAAAAACGATCAAGAGGCACATTTCAATTATACAGACACTCATGAAGGAACAACCTGCAGGGATCATAAGGATTTCCAATGAAACAGGAATACCGCAACACAAGATCAGATACTCCTTGAGGGTCCTTGAAAATGATGGGCTGATATCACCTTCCAAAGAAGGAGCAATCCTTACTCCGAAGTTTATAGAAAATAGGGACCAGATTGCTGAAGAAGCCAGAAAGTTGTCTGAAGACGTGAGTGAACTTTACAAAGGATTGAAAGCCACTTTGATTAAAAGGTAA
- the sepF gene encoding cell division protein SepF: MPIIGKRNRRDIEGLTSGGRKFIDLNDYKFSGEMEDTKSVVRVAEITRLEDLRKISPYIFDGDILILDCTSAFTEEYTIRRITEEVKKLVKDNNGDVAGISKNYLVVTPPGTVIDRNKIKAY, encoded by the coding sequence ATGCCAATAATAGGGAAAAGAAACAGAAGGGATATTGAGGGCCTGACCTCCGGCGGCAGAAAGTTTATCGATCTGAATGATTACAAGTTTTCCGGAGAGATGGAAGACACAAAGTCAGTCGTGCGCGTTGCTGAGATAACTCGCCTTGAAGACCTGAGAAAGATATCGCCATACATATTCGATGGGGATATACTCATACTTGACTGCACGTCTGCTTTCACCGAAGAATACACAATAAGAAGAATAACCGAAGAGGTAAAGAAACTGGTGAAAGACAATAATGGAGATGTTGCCGGAATCAGCAAGAACTACCTTGTTGTGACGCCTCCGGGGACAGTAATAGACCGAAACAAAATAAAAGCCTATTAA
- the hemA gene encoding glutamyl-tRNA reductase, translating into MLKFAVIPWNFKTDPVMFAKASAFSDGEWNSMMNKLGKDSGIVLSTCNRSEVYFSIEEREIDSIRAKFPEILLDDDALRHVFRVAAGLESMSIGENEILGQLSEAFEKSLEQNRSNKFLSLILRKAISTGKLVRKETKISRGKTSISAIAVERASKKTSISDSVISIIGTGRMAEQFLKYLLKYRPSNISLIGRNADRLSQLSKQYGAVPHYFDDMPSVISSSDVVFVATSSKKIIVRKSSIDPAIREKQIFIDISHPRNVEADIARIPGREIVNLDDITREVSKNLSKKESEIASAEKIICESIENLKAKIKEMQIEDLIEKSYNYMEQIAKREVDRMFIELKKGNDLDSVKGAMIKSMIDKMLSQFIRILKKAADKGDSETLEKLETAFSS; encoded by the coding sequence ATGTTAAAATTTGCTGTCATTCCATGGAACTTCAAAACTGATCCAGTTATGTTTGCCAAGGCTTCCGCTTTCAGTGACGGGGAGTGGAATTCAATGATGAACAAACTGGGTAAAGATTCAGGTATCGTGCTTTCCACCTGCAACCGAAGCGAAGTATATTTTTCCATTGAAGAGAGAGAGATCGATAGTATCAGGGCAAAATTTCCTGAGATCTTGCTAGACGACGATGCATTAAGGCATGTTTTCAGGGTTGCAGCCGGCCTGGAGTCCATGTCTATTGGCGAGAACGAAATACTTGGTCAATTAAGCGAAGCTTTTGAAAAATCTCTGGAACAGAATCGATCGAACAAATTCCTTTCCCTGATCTTGAGAAAGGCGATAAGCACTGGAAAGCTGGTAAGGAAGGAAACGAAGATATCGAGGGGAAAAACATCCATCTCTGCTATTGCAGTTGAGAGAGCCAGCAAGAAAACAAGCATCTCAGATTCTGTGATCTCCATAATAGGCACCGGAAGAATGGCCGAGCAATTCCTGAAATACCTTCTTAAATACAGGCCTTCGAATATTTCGTTGATAGGAAGGAACGCTGATAGGCTTTCACAGCTTTCAAAGCAGTACGGGGCTGTTCCACACTACTTTGATGACATGCCGTCAGTAATCAGTTCCTCTGACGTTGTTTTTGTCGCAACTTCGTCAAAGAAAATTATCGTTAGAAAGTCTTCAATAGATCCAGCTATCAGGGAGAAGCAGATTTTTATCGATATATCGCACCCAAGGAACGTGGAAGCCGACATAGCCAGAATACCTGGTCGGGAGATAGTAAATCTTGACGATATTACCAGGGAGGTAAGCAAAAACCTCTCAAAGAAGGAAAGTGAAATCGCATCTGCCGAAAAAATAATTTGCGAAAGCATAGAAAACCTGAAAGCAAAAATAAAGGAAATGCAGATTGAAGATTTGATAGAGAAATCCTATAATTATATGGAGCAGATAGCGAAGCGCGAGGTTGACAGGATGTTCATTGAGTTGAAGAAGGGGAATGATCTCGATTCAGTAAAGGGCGCAATGATAAAATCTATGATCGATAAGATGCTTTCACAGTTCATCAGGATCCTGAAGAAAGCGGCAGACAAAGGCGATTCGGAAACTCTTGAAAAGCTGGAAACGGCCTTTTCTTCATAA
- a CDS encoding glycosyltransferase family 2 protein codes for MKLSAVIPTINEGRTIGYVIDGLKTLGDIEVIVVDSDSTDNTKEVAQSKGAKVINEQKKGYGVAYKRGLSEVTGDIIICMDGDGTYPTEIVKPLIELLEIDQVDFVSGERLTLRTSRNYTTLHYVGNTVLNKTISFLFKYELKDSQSGLWVFRRQIYDKMRNLSDGMSFSQDIKIEAIRLGKLIEVPINYGVRATKSNLRTWRDGLSNLFYIFVKRVNT; via the coding sequence ATGAAATTAAGTGCAGTGATTCCAACGATCAACGAAGGAAGGACTATAGGATACGTTATAGACGGCTTGAAGACTCTTGGAGATATAGAAGTTATTGTCGTGGATTCGGATTCCACGGACAATACAAAGGAAGTTGCACAATCAAAAGGCGCTAAAGTAATTAATGAACAAAAGAAGGGTTACGGTGTAGCTTACAAACGTGGATTGAGCGAGGTTACAGGCGACATAATAATATGCATGGATGGAGACGGAACTTATCCAACGGAGATTGTAAAACCATTGATAGAACTGCTGGAAATAGATCAAGTGGATTTTGTTTCCGGTGAGCGCCTGACACTCAGGACTTCCAGAAACTATACAACGCTACACTATGTGGGAAACACAGTACTGAATAAAACAATAAGTTTCCTTTTCAAATATGAACTAAAGGACTCCCAAAGCGGCCTGTGGGTCTTCAGAAGACAAATTTACGACAAAATGAGGAACCTCAGTGACGGTATGTCGTTTTCCCAGGATATCAAGATAGAAGCCATACGCCTTGGAAAACTGATCGAGGTACCGATAAACTATGGAGTAAGGGCCACAAAGTCCAATCTCAGGACATGGAGAGATGGGCTTTCAAACCTGTTTTATATCTTCGTAAAGAGAGTTAACACATGA
- a CDS encoding Lrp/AsnC ligand binding domain-containing protein: MSIAFVLISTVPGKEHEVYNKISKINYVTEVHPLFGEYDLIAKIDAKDYSELGKIVLDQIRTIDGVIDTKTLTGIKL; encoded by the coding sequence TTGTCTATAGCATTTGTATTAATAAGTACAGTTCCGGGCAAGGAGCACGAGGTATACAATAAAATCTCAAAAATTAACTATGTCACCGAAGTTCATCCTCTGTTTGGTGAGTATGATTTGATAGCGAAAATAGATGCCAAGGATTACAGTGAGCTGGGAAAAATAGTCCTGGATCAAATCAGAACCATAGACGGTGTTATAGATACAAAAACTTTAACGGGTATAAAACTTTAA